Part of the Labilibaculum antarcticum genome, AAATTTTAACCTAATATTCATATAAAACTTAAAAATGTTTGGGTATTTATTTATTAGACCAGCCTTAAACCTAGCTATCCCCTTAGCTGTCTCACCCTGTTTCGTCACCTTCAAGTCAAACTCCAAAAACCATTTAATTTCCTCCATTTCAAGATTAGGATTTTCAAACACAAATACATTATTGCTTTGCTTAGCTTTAACTTGTAAATCCTTCCAATATAAAACATGACTCGGCTTTTTAATGCCTGTTTTCAATAGCTTCTTTACTAAAACGTAAAACGATGAATCAACCCTGAATCCATATTTATTAGGGTCATCACCACATAACACAATTGCCATTATAGTACGTATGCACTTTTCGCACACACTACAATTTAAACTATCTCTTCTTTCAGAATAGCACACTCTCAAGCCAAGAGGTATCTTATTATTAATTGAAAAATCTGTGATAGTCTTAACCTTTTCCACTCGTGTTAAATCATAACATTCGTGTACTATTTTTGTATTAGTCCATTTTAACAGCTCATCCGTAGTGGGATTAGAACCCCAACTAAGTTGTGTTTCTTTAGTATGTGAAGATGCAATATACAGAGTTTCAATACCAAGTATATAAGCTAAAGGAGCAGTAACACCCAGCAGAGCCATTCCATGTTGAACATAGCCCCACCAGCCTAAATCCAAATCCAAATCAAGTTTACTAGTATAGAAATCCCTTAAATTTGATTTAATATAATACTTTGGATTATGAGCCAAATATTTCTGAGAGTCATTATAATTTACTAAGTCACTCCATCTTAATTTGTCATTCAATTCAATATCAGCTCCCCATATAGAAAACAAAGCCAGATTACTAGCAGCATGTCTAACATATACTGAAACCGCATCAACACCACCGCTAAATAGCATAGCTTTCTTCCCTGAATTTGCTCCTGAGTTTTCAATAATGCTTTCGACTTGCAAATCGCCACCCAACATATGTTTAGGATACATCTTTTGAAACTCTTTTTTAATTAAAAAAGCACTTTCATAAAAAATTTTATCAATTTCCTTACATTTTATTTCCACACCTAAAAACCAAGCAATAGGTAAAAAATTAGACATAAAAGGGATACATAAGATACTCTTCGGAACTGAAGATACATCAATATCATAAGAAGCAAAGTACGAGTCATTCGCTCTAAAATATTTGGACAACTCTTTACTAACGGTATAATCATACAATACGGTTCTACCATTGTCTTTAATTATAATATCTCTAAGTACAATCATTTAAATTATATTTTTGAATTAAAAATTCCTATTAACTTTATCCCAATCCTAGAGTATTTTAAAGCTCCCTTCCCTTTATAAATAAGACTTCTTAGTATCTCTACTTCATAGTCACGCATACCTATCTTATACATAGTAATAATATACATCAATGAGTATAAAGATGCCTTTACTACAAAATTAGACCACCCATTACCTGGAAGTAACCTAATCAACATTCCAACCAGAAGGATTCCAATCATACTCAACAAAAGTCGATGCGTCAACTCACTAAAAAAGCGCATAATATTTAAGTTTATAACTTTTGTATAGTAGATATTCATTATATTCTGCGAGATTAACCATCCAGAAACACTTCCAATAATCATACCCGTAGCACCATATTTAGGAGCTAAATATGCACCTGAAGCAGTGCCAATAGTAACAAATGATAGGTACAAAACAGCTTTAAAAGCCAACTTCCCTTTGGCCTCAAGAATAGAATTTCCAAATCCTTGTACTAAGGGCACAGTATAAGCAACCATTATTAGTAGTGCTATGCGCCAAGCTTCAATAAACTCCTCACCAACCCATAGGATTATAAATTGTTGACCGTATAGTAAAAATGCGCCAAAAACATATAACAAAACAAGTAATGAAATACGACCAATACGTATCATCATGTCGGTTAACTCCTCGCCCGAAGCCTCTTCTACAGCCATTTTAGTTGCCCTTGGAAGAAAAACACCCGTAATTGCACTCGAAAAAGCACCATAGTAAGAGCCTAACATTATACCAATTGCAAATATAGCAACAGTGGTAGTACTTGTTAAAACACCTAATACCATTTGCCCACTCTTCCATTGAAACTGACCAACCAACGCAAAAACGAAAATCCAAACTGAATATCTAAATATTATCTTTAATAAATTCTTATCAAATCGTTTAAATGAAATTTTAATTTTTAAAATTTTGATTGCATAATATGCATTTGCACTTATTAACATCAAATTCATAATTGTATCCAAAATAACCATTCCAACTGATTTTGCTTCAAAAAATAAAATCGTAACTATTAGAATTGATCGTATGATATACTTAATAATACTTGCAATTCTTGGGAATACAAATTTTTCATATCCTGAAGCGATCCCTGCAAATGAATTACCTGGTAAAGTTATTGCTAGATTAAAAATCAATATAACAAACATGACCTTAGCTTTCCCCAGCTCCACAACAGACATCGATTTATCAAATACACTCTCTAAATTGTAATAAAAAATGACTCCTAGAAGCACTAAAACCAATGAGATACAACAATAAATAAAAATACTCATACCAAGGAAATTGGCTTCCCCCTCCGCATCTTTTTCAGCTCTATACTTTGCAACGAACCTAACAATTGTATTATTCAATCCGAAATCTAAAAGAGTCAAATAACCAACAAAAGCCCCTATTAATACGTACAAGCCATACTCAGCAGCTCCCAACATTTTTAAAATAAACGGAGTCATTAATAAACCAACAATATTGGTTAGGACAATAGTTACATAGGAAAGAGTAGCTCCTGCTTTAAGTTGATTTATTGCCATATTTATTATAATGTAAAAAAATAAAAAAGGATAATTTTATTTTAAATTCTCCCAATACCATTCCGTCGCCTCTTCCAATCCTTTTCTTATCGAATATCCCGGCTCATATCCCAATAAGGTCTTTCCTTTTTCGATAGAAGCCAAAGAATGAGGAATATCTCCTGCACGATTTGGGCCGTGCTGTATTTGAATGTTAGCAATTTCAGCATCGAATTTCGAAAGGTTATCTATTAATATTTGCACCAATTCGTTAAGATTAGTTCTTTCGCCAAAAGCCACGTTAAACACTTCACTGATAGATTTATCATCTGAGTTATTAGATGCAATACCCCGTGTCGCATTATATCCTTTCATTCGTTCCAATAAAACTTCTGTTGGAGTAATAGCAGCCAATTGGTTGGCTTGAATCACATTATCAATATAAGTAAAGTCACGACTAAAAGATCCATCTCCGTTGATTAATGGACTTTCATGTTTAATTAGTGTTTGCACGAACTTCGGTATTACGGCTGCGTAAGCTCCGTTAGGATCTTGACGTCGACCAAAAACATTAAAGTATCGTAATCCAATTGTCTCAATTCCATAAAGATCAGAGAAATTTTTAGCGTACAATTCATCAACATACTTTGTAATAGCATATGGTGATAGAGCATTCCCTATAATATGTTCAACTTTTGGTAAATTTATTGAATCACCATAAGTTGAAGAACTAGCAGCATAAACAAATCGTTTTACTTTGGCCTGAGCCGCAGCATGGAGCATTTTCACAAACCCACCAATATTCACGTCAGTAGCGGTCATTGGATCTACAATGGAACGAGGAACTGAACCAAGAGCAGCCTGATGCAATACATAGTCAGCTCCTTCTACTGCTTTTTGACAATCCTTATAATTTCGAATATCACCCTCAATAATTTTAAACTTAGGATTCGATAAAAAA contains:
- a CDS encoding lipopolysaccharide biosynthesis protein — encoded protein: MAINQLKAGATLSYVTIVLTNIVGLLMTPFILKMLGAAEYGLYVLIGAFVGYLTLLDFGLNNTIVRFVAKYRAEKDAEGEANFLGMSIFIYCCISLVLVLLGVIFYYNLESVFDKSMSVVELGKAKVMFVILIFNLAITLPGNSFAGIASGYEKFVFPRIASIIKYIIRSILIVTILFFEAKSVGMVILDTIMNLMLISANAYYAIKILKIKISFKRFDKNLLKIIFRYSVWIFVFALVGQFQWKSGQMVLGVLTSTTTVAIFAIGIMLGSYYGAFSSAITGVFLPRATKMAVEEASGEELTDMMIRIGRISLLVLLYVFGAFLLYGQQFIILWVGEEFIEAWRIALLIMVAYTVPLVQGFGNSILEAKGKLAFKAVLYLSFVTIGTASGAYLAPKYGATGMIIGSVSGWLISQNIMNIYYTKVINLNIMRFFSELTHRLLLSMIGILLVGMLIRLLPGNGWSNFVVKASLYSLMYIITMYKIGMRDYEVEILRSLIYKGKGALKYSRIGIKLIGIFNSKI
- a CDS encoding SDR family oxidoreductase, giving the protein MNRIITNSKVVVTGGAGFIGSNLCEVLLKQNNDVTCLDNFSTGFTHNIEAFLSNPKFKIIEGDIRNYKDCQKAVEGADYVLHQAALGSVPRSIVDPMTATDVNIGGFVKMLHAAAQAKVKRFVYAASSSTYGDSINLPKVEHIIGNALSPYAITKYVDELYAKNFSDLYGIETIGLRYFNVFGRRQDPNGAYAAVIPKFVQTLIKHESPLINGDGSFSRDFTYIDNVIQANQLAAITPTEVLLERMKGYNATRGIASNNSDDKSISEVFNVAFGERTNLNELVQILIDNLSKFDAEIANIQIQHGPNRAGDIPHSLASIEKGKTLLGYEPGYSIRKGLEEATEWYWENLK